A window of Solanum stenotomum isolate F172 chromosome 3, ASM1918654v1, whole genome shotgun sequence contains these coding sequences:
- the LOC125858959 gene encoding uncharacterized protein LOC125858959: MAGAHGEEEASRNENKFLKPRPDFGGQSKKGRFDDSKASSDNRPLQQRQNKSEFSTASTPNYGQGKPCVPTCPQCGKNHYGTCRRSSGVCFNCGRFDHKVKDCPYPKNAPSLRNEGSVHKTSSNPPQTNRGARPKNTQAVGASGANKASGPRATTRIYAMWKRDDQDGQDVVFDKFTYLAYVCLHYLIMVLHIPIFVHYLFFLKT; encoded by the exons ATGGCTGGAGCGCATGGAGAGG AAGAAGCTAGtagaaatgaaaacaaattcTTAAAGCCTAGACCAGATTTTGGAGGTCAATCCAAAAAGGGAAGGTTTGATGATTCTAAGGCTAGTAGTGATAATAGGCCACTTCAACAAAGGCAAAACAAATCAGAATTTTCTACAGCTAGCACTCCAAATTATGGCCAAGGCAAGCCTTGCGTTCCTACTTGTCCACAATGTGGAAAGAATCATTATGGTACTTGTAGGAGATCTTCTGGTGTATGTTTCAATTGTGGGAGATTTGATCATAAAGTGAAGGATTGTCCTTATCCTAAAAATGCTCCTTCCTTGAGAAATGAAGGCTCAGTTCATAAGACTTCTAgtaatcctcctcaaactaaTAGAGGTGCAAGACCTAAAAACACCCAAGCAGTAGGTGCAAGTGGAGCTAATAAAGCTAGTGGACCAAGGGCTACTACACGCATTTATGCTATGTGGAAGAGGGATGATCAAGATGGACAAGATGTGGTTTTCGATAAATTTacttatttggcttatgtgtGTTTACACTATTTGATCATGGTTCTACACATTCCTATCTTTGTTCATTACTTGTTCTTCCTGAAAACGTGA